The Hippocampus zosterae strain Florida chromosome 10, ASM2543408v3, whole genome shotgun sequence genome contains the following window.
TGGCTATTTCCAAACACCATGTGGGTAACTCCACAAGCATTAATGGTGGGCAGTGACGATACAGAAGGAAACAATAACACACAAACCAGACAAATATTAAGCATGATACACTACTCCCAAAAAGGCTTAGCATTCAGTTTCGTCtttcgggtgaaatttcagggcgagcctaaaatgcattcaagcCGTAAAAGGTGAACTTAATGTGACCTTCTCTCAGCTTTtaaatgcacatgtccaactgttaaatgtctcagtactttttgcacaagatGCTGTTCCGTAACGAGGAGCTTaacagcaaaattcacaacaggcatCTAATCCTTGAATCGACCATGGAATGTCCTGTTTCAATTCGAGATAGTGTTGAAACAACCATCCTCACCATGATGTTCGCGTTTTGACATCTTGAGACTAAGACGACTCCTCACAATGGATCAACAGTACCTCGCCATTGTGATGCTTCAAACAGGTCGTTCTCAGACAGAAGTGGCCACTGTGCTTAGACTGTCACAGAGTATCATCAGCACATTACAACAGAGATACTGAGAAAcgggaagagtcacagaaagatgtcGAAGTGGATGTCCTTTGGTCACATCCCATGCTGATGATCGCTACATCGTGAACAATGCCCTGAGAAATTGGATAATGAATGCCACTCAACTCCAGGCACGTTTAAGGAAGGTGGGGGGCACCCAAGTGTCACGTCAAACCATTCGAAACCGTTTACATTAggtttggctggttcaatgggGCTCTtgggctttcacatgacaagcgGTGAAAATGCCTCGGtggtggcgctgccattcaaacaacggcgctaagtatAGCAGAATTCACAATGTCAGTCTATCATAAATCCCGTTACTTGGttgacatacagggcaaccaGTCAGATGACAGACGAATTCTGACCATTAGGTCACCGCTCATGCACAAACAACGGCGCTTTGTGTTTTTGCAATTTCTGAGGTTTGCAACCAGAAGCTTACTACAAAGACATAACAAAGCATTTACGAGTCTTGTTACCTGTCTGCGATGCACCAGAAGTTGACGTCGCCAGTGCCGCCCTCATTAGCCGCACGCCGTAGATATGAATCAAAGTCTTCACGGTAGTGTCGaatgcttttcagcatgctgcCAGGCACGCTGATGACCGTCCTCACCGCGCCACCCTCCTTTGGACCAGGGAATATCGGAAGGCCGTCTTCCTGGGATGCCTCCTCCATGAGGCTGCTCTCGGAGACGACTCTGTAGTGAGACGAAACAAGAAGATGCTTGTGTGTGATGATGGCCTTTCTTCAACCTGAATTTTTCCACAGGAAGTGGGTAAACTTTTTTGCTCAAGGGCtatgcccctcccccccagatTTAGACAGTGCGAGCTAGGTCAATTTACTCAGGGGTGGTGTTGTCTGAAGTCACGGTAATGAATTTGTAAAGCGACGGTTTGCAGAGGGCTCAGCTGAGCACAGCTGAGCGCTTTCTAATCCTCCCTACTTGGACGAATCGGCCTGCTTCTTGTGCTCTCTGAGCTATATTTAGTGTTGCGACAGTTCCGACACACACGCCTTTATCAAGAACCACTTGTGCTCCTGAAGAACTGATTTGTGGCCCAAAACATCCTCAAATTTGATTCATCACCCGCCCCCAATAtacacagggtttttttttttgctggttgtCTTTCCATTTTAGAAAGGGGAGGTGGGTGAAGAGTTCATGCATGTATGGCGCAACACCGGGGCTTGGGCCCACCTAGAAAAATATCCTGGAGCCATCCCTGAGTAGATGCGTACTCAATGCCATTTCTTCTCACAGGAATATGCTATCATCTTTTGGTGCTTGACAGGCATATAAAAACAATCTCTACAGGTTttgaatcatatttttcatgatAGACACTCACGAGTGGAGTCTCAATGTTGATTCAAGGATGTGTCAATAAAGGAAGACTGAGCTACAACTAAGACAAAGATAGCTTCAAGATGGGATAGCTCACAGATGGACTCCTGAGCTTTGGaagagttgggaaaaaaaaatcaatgctgaggtataaaaagaaaaaaaataggtgtGATTATTTCAGCAGTCTTTGACATTGACAAACACTTTAATGCTTGGCAATCAATGATGTCTTGAAGTAATTGTGTTGGGAGTGGAGAGCACATTTTCTGGAACTGCAGCCCGTCAAACAACAGAGGCGAGGggattaaaataaaagaaagaaagaatgcaTGAAAGGTTTGGAAGATTACTGAGTGGGTCTTTCATCTTTCTATTGGTTATGATGGAAGATGCCTAGCGCCAGCCGGGGTGGCGGCCTGACCGGCGTCTGCGTCTCGACTCTTCACCATGGATACATAAATCTTATCTTGCACCATGAAATCTCTCATGATTCTATCAGTGGCCATGTGGAGTCATTGTTCTAGGTCGCTCCCTGCAAGAAAGAGGACCGACTGTACACACCAGACAGAAGGAATACAGGGATTTTGACTAATACGGTCCGATTCCTTCCTCTTGAGGAAGGAAGCATTCTGACATGTCCCGAAGAATGGATACTGGATATGCCAAATGTCTAATCGAGGTCGTCATATTTGAACACTGAAGTAGACAGGCGAAGGCTTAAATAGCAGCAACTTGCAGCCTGTCAAAGTCAACAACTAAACACTTTCTGCATTTATCTCACCCCTAATGACTCCCCCATGTTCAACTTATTTGTCTTGGAAGGAGCCGGGCACGCACTGCACTTGGGAGGAACCAAGTTGCTTCGTACACATTGCGTGACTTGAGAGCACCTCTGCTCCTGTTCTCCAGTCAATACAAGTGTCATCTATTTTAGTCAGTCCTTCTGGTAAGACTTGAGAATGATGCTAGTGTAATAGCACTTAGGAGTGCTAAgtggtatataaaaaaaaaaaaaacgagagaacatccatccattttcagatccgctttctcctcacaaggatcgcggggtgtgctggagcctatcgcagccgcctacaggcagtgggcggggtacaccctgaactggtttgccagccaatcgcagggcacacatagacgtacaaccatccgcgctcacactcacacccttgGACAATTTAGTGTCCTATTAACCTGgcaagcatgttttttggaatatggaaggaaactgaagtacccggagaaaacccacgcaggcacggggagaacatgcaaactccacacaggaagtctggagccagaatcgaaccctgcacctctgtactgtgaggccgacgcgctaaccagtcggctGGGGCCGCCAGAGAACATTAAATACTGTATCACATACTATGAAGATGTGTGGGGCGTCCCAGTGGTCGACTTTGTCGGCCCGTCGACCTAACAgtccagaggtgcagggttcaattccgactGTCCTTTATAAAGCACATAGTGCTAGTTAAGTTAGGTGGCAAAGGACACACCTCGACTTCGATATGTAATTACTTGATTTATACAGGAAGGATTTAACTTGACAGCCGTTGCCCCTTCTGTGTGTGCAATCTGACAGGCAGATGCAGAGGTGGACCACATTTACTGTATGTGCTGGTGGGAGCATCAAAACATGCAGTCACCCTGTGCGACCAGAGGAAATTTTTACTAGCACACACGTAAAACAGGGCAGGATTTGCGAGTATAATAAGCGCACTTTCAAGGAGGGAGGCCTCCTCCTGGGAAAGCACTTACTTTGACACTTCACCAGGAACAAAGCAGAGtgctgtaggaaaaaaaaaacatttcatccaGTCTCGAGGCCTAATTATGGAAAATAGCCAATGGCCTCCTGTTGTCATTTGCACACACATTTGTCCCTCAAGCTACAATCTACACTACAAAAAGCCCATTTTTGTCCTCAAATGTAACCGCTCGTAGCATCTGTGCTCATCATGCATGTACATCTTTTTGGTTATTGAAACGGCGGTATCattgaaatggataaaaagaAGAGACCACTGACAGCAGAATACAGAAAAGGATAAAAGGACATACAAACCCACCCTGTTTCTACAGGTTCACCCAGAACAATATCAGCGGCCACAGGCTGGCTTGGCATTCGCTTGGTCATTCTAATTGGTTGTGGAGAGCTTGGTTTCGAGCCTGGAACCTCGACCTGAGAGCCTGGGAAGAACAGCAAGAGGTCGAAGGTGGCGGAAGAGGTGAGTGTGAAGAAATAATTGGATTGGGTTACCACCGTAACACGTTCTCCACCTGGAGGACATGTGAGGGAAACTTAAGGGCATCCTCACACTAGGCCATTCTCCATGTAATTATTTCCAAACTGTTCTGTTTATTTCCAGTATGCAAAGTGGCGGTTATCCTCAATAACTGCTGAGGGAAGCAATCGCATTATTCACACGACGCATTCATTCCACTTGCGCTTGTGACCGATCTTGCCATGGAGGTTTTTTTGACTGTAGTTCATTTCAAGAGGTTACGTTTATTTCTTATGGGCAAGCTGATGGTTCTCATGAGTATCTGACAGGACCAATCACAATGTGCTCAGTGTCTTCAGTAAATGTGTGACTATCTATGCcgtgggcaattttttttttccaactatgTGGAATATTTAGAGTCATTCTGTTTATTGCTGTCATGCAAGTGGTGGTTATTATGAATAAGTGGTGAGAAAAGCAATCGCATTAATCATATGACACAGTTGCATGTGAATGTGCGCATGTGCACGTGTGCGACAAATGTGAATTTTATCACTCTGTTGATTGTTTCTGGCCCGCCTTTTCCAATCATGCCAGAGGAGGGGGAGTGCACCGATCTTGAGCATGCAGAAGAACACTCAAACCAAGATGAGTTTGTGTCGAGTAGACCGACACATGGCCCAGGTTGAGCTCGCCCTAATTGCCTGAGCGCAGTTAATAGAGCGTTTAAAATGCTTGTGCATGACGAGATGATGAGTACCTGCTGGCTGCTCCCATTGAAGAGCATCTGAGTAGGCGATCGAGGCGATTCGTCTCCTCACTTGCTCATGGTCCCTCTGCTCCGAAATACATTCGGTAAAGACGTCGAGCCTCTCCGCCGCAAGCGGTAGGGCGTTTCCACGGCGACCTTTACCTGTATCTCCTCCATGCGCTGCAGCATTCCCTCGAGGGTGGGGGCTTGCAGAACCCGAAGCGCTGCCTCCTCTAAGCGATCTTCCGGAAGGACCCCGCCCGCCTCCTCGCCTCGCTCGGCCACCTGAGAAACGTGAACAATTAAGGGAATTGAATTTAAGTGCATCTGAGGCTTGTTTAATTGCCCAGCTAAGAATAGCCTTTATGGTTCACCCTCATTGCAGCCTGCTCTGACAGCTTATTCCTCAGCGACAAGTCGCTCCTGCTCCAGGACTCTCCGAGATGCTGAGGTAAACACACAAATGAAGATAATTGGCACTTCAAACGCTGTTACAaaagcacaaaacacacaccgaCATACGCCGCATCGTTGAATAATGCATCATAGCGCATCAAAGCAAGCCAAAGATAACACCAAATATGTCCCCTGAGGAACAGTGAACCGAAACGGTCGATGAGATCAGACCCACTTCTGCGGAGTCCTGAATGCATTTGAAGATCCTTTGAGATTCGCACGTCAATGTTATTTGTCAACACGATCTCGTCTTTGATGTTCAAGTGGGAAAACCCTATATTCTAGCATCATGTTTACCAAGCCATACAAATGCTGTTATGTACCATATGCATGTGTTTCTGAATCATCGAGTCCCACAATTTAATTGCCTTATGAAGGCCTAATGGTAACATAAGAGACGCAACAGGGACATGTATTTGACCTTTGGGGGGTAAAAAAGTCCAGTGATTGTACTGTTAATTATGTGGGGGCGAAATAACACAACCTgattcacattttgtcttttaattgCATTTCAATCGGTTGAGAAATGGTGACACTCTTAACcatctttcaaatattttgtgtcgagcgtttttgttgtttagtttttgttcCAGAAGAACCTGAGTGAGACTTTCGCTCTGCAATCACTCAGCTAATTTATTCACGCATGAAAGTAAACAAAGGCAGCTGACAAATCAAGATTGATGTTACCGCCAAGGCCTTGAATCTAGATATACACAATTAGAGTTTAATATGAGTAAAAGGGGATGTAAGAaagaagattttatttttttaaggtttggTTTGCAAAACAGTTGTGTCTCAGGAGGGCCTGtccacccatcaagtgtgaaattagacAACCAAGTAACGCTGCTGGTTTATTAAACAGTTAGATAACAGTGGGGCTAATGTGCATAACAACCACTCGAATGTTTCCATGACATGACCTCGGCTGGTTGAAAAGAAAGGGTGGATGGGGGCTTTTGTGTCCCTATGTGCTAGAAAAACGCTATCATTGTCCTGCTTGCTTGCATTGTCGGGCTCTGCCAGTACAAAGCAAGAAGCTGGGCGCTGTGAACATCCGTCGCTTGAGCTGGCCAATTACTAGCAGGAAGGATCCAGCTCGCTGGTGGTCAATCAAACGAAACCTGGGCTTGCCATTGGCCCAGCAGTAAGCAGGGTTCGGATAAGAGCTAGCTCATTCCATAAGACAGCTCTACcccaaaaatgaatttcacCAGGGGAAGAAATGCACAGAAAAATGTCTCCATATCATTATCTTTTGGGTATTGTGACGAACCCGTTTCCCAGATGTGTTTTATAAAGACACCTGGGACCTCATACACAAAAGGTGCATATGCATAAAAATGGGGCATAGGCACTTTTCCACACACACGTTCAGATGTATCAAGAGTGAAATGACCATGGAAATGTGCGGTGCTCCAAGGCAACTAGTTGGCTGGCCTacatgtttttcttgctttagaGCCATGGAGAGACATAGAGATGATGCTGGGCAGTAGCGGGTGCAGTGGCCCGTGAAAGAACAATAGATGCCCGGGGTGAATGGGCAGATGCAATGCCCCTGAAAACTTTTTCTGTTGACGGGCTGTCGCAGTGGGCGTTTTGACTATTGCAATGTCCACCCAACTCTGGGATCGAAATCATGCTGCCACCACTTCTCCGCTGAGCTAAAAGTCCAGGCTGCCGTCACTGCTCAGCACCCAATTAGAAGTTAATAACTGAGGTCCCTGGGAATGATGTTAAACtgtgaaaaagatgaaaaataatGTCTACACAAGATATACAGTGTGATATCGCGCTGACCTTGGCCTCATCTAGAAGTGGTCCGATTCTCTCTCGCACCTGCTGCTCAGCCCTTTCAGCCCACTGAGTCGGCGAGACAACCTCGGCCCTGTTTATCAAAACAGTTGATTAGTTTCAATTGTATCCAGTTGTGAGCATGTGCTCTCTTCCTCTGAGGTCGCAATCAGGCCAGATCTGCATGCATCTGCCCGCTGCCTTTACCCGTACCTCAGTCGTTCAATGCGTTCGGCCTCCACTCGTGTCAGCTGGTTAAGGTCTTTTAGTCGCTGCGCGGTGAACTTGTCCAAACATGCGGCTCTGCGGTCAACAAAATGTTGTGTGTTCAGTATTTTGTCATAAGAGAACCAGTGAAGACATAAGGAGAAGTGTGACCATAGCCAGAGAACAAGAAATGTGTTATCGGAAAGGTGTCAGGCGAATGTACGGTACCACTCTATCAAGAGTGACCAATGCAATTAATTAGGCCATCAATTACACACAAGCATGTTAATTTGACAGAGTGAATTGTATATAGCTTAATGACCCAAGCGAAAATGAGGAGTACgtttttgctgcatttttttccctcctgttTTTAAAAGGTGCGATAGTTTCGCTGTATTTTTGATTTATCAATTTCACCTCTACAGCTTTTTTGTGATGTCACCACAGAAAGTGTCATGATAACAACCACAGCCCTAGTACAACATGAGCAACACAATTAGTTGTATGATAATCAACCAACAATAATTAATTTGAATAAGCAGATGGTGACATAATTAGTATGGAGCACAATCAGAGATAAAGGTAATAATTTGGGCATTTTCACCACGCTGAAAACATGTCCCCTTCTGTCTTTCAGACAGGGGACATGGGGATGTATTTAGTTTTATATTGACTTATAGGTGTTAGCTTCTCTTTGTACTTGACTGTTTAAATGCACAATTATAATTACTGCacattcattaaatattttcactGGCTTCTGATTCTTTGGGAGGTCCAATTGTGGTAATGATGTTTTGATTAAATAAACGTATGCGGAGCAGAAAAACAGGCAGTGAATTAATCTCCCACAAAGACATACAATCTCGATTTAGAATTGAGCGAGCGGTTTGATTCATTTATTGCGGATGGCAAAAAATTAAGTGATTGGTGTGTGATGCCTGCGGCTGCGGGTAAGTCCAATCTGACACAGGACTTGGAAATAACATTGAGAAGACAAATGAGGGACTTGTTAAACTGCCCTTCGTTCCATATTTGTTCTCTTATGCCAACTACTGCTGCAACAAAAACCTCAACTCAAATCTGTATAAATATTTAATACAATACGGTTTCTGTTAAGCATGAAAGAAGACTAAAATTTATGTTACCCGAGTGCTTCATTCTGGGCTTGTCGCTTCTTTTCTGAGCTTGGGTGAGCCGCTTCACTGAATCCCACATGGGCTTTCTCGGGACTCGAGGAGGACAACAGCTTGGCCGGAGATGAGAGGCATCTTGGCTCGGATGTCGTCTTGTGACGGGAACTGTGGAGATCCATTACAATCTTTCATTATGATGGGCTTCATTTTAAACATCGACATTcgctaaaatacatttttgcaagATAAAATACTCTCctctgtagttaaaaaaaatacaatagcaTAAATACGCTAATAAAAGTAAGGctactttttttaatataaatccTGTTTGCAACCATTCATTATGTCTTGGCGTCCCTACTAAAGTGTCCAGTGAGTCTAGCCAAAAGGATATAAAATGCCTTTTAGAGCAGTTCAACAACACCCTGAGAGTGTAAAGATAACTTCAACACTACACAGATTCCATAATCATCACATATTACAGGAATAGACAGCAAAGAGGCTCACCGTGGCGGCGAGAGAGAACACGACGCCGGTATCCACGGCACTGACGGCTCCCTACGAGGAAACTCATTGACTCGGAGGCGAGAGGAAACTGTGGGCTCTTTGAAATGTGCATCCTCCTTCCCAAAATTGCCCTAACAGGACATAAACCATTTCATATGCTGCGTGTCAGCGTGGGAGATAATTGTGACATTTACAATTCCAATAAACACCTTCACTTTTGGAgcctggggattttttttgccaggggAGTTTCTCTTGAACTGTTGCGGCGCCCCCTGCAGGCCAATCTGCTTGTCCAGTCCTCGCTGCTTCTGCATCGCCATTCTCTGAACTGCCAACATAACAAATGGTTGACAATAAATAAGCGAGTACCTAAATTAATTTGGGTCAGGAGTACCGTACCTAGAAAAGTATAGTTAGAGATAGCAACAATtgaaacttaaaaacaacaaacaaaaacaatcccatgCCAAAAGATTGCATTTGGAGTTCAACCTAAACAGTCTGGAAAAAGATGCCTCAAAATTTAAACCTTGCATACATGTCGGCATCATGTTTGACTTCAGCGCCTTGGGCATTTAAACCAATTTCCCAACCTTATTGAGACAAAGTGCGCATTTCACATTAgtaaaatctcatggcacatcacgaaacaaaaatgttaacatattcccgggggggaaaaaatctacgacaggtcaattaaaaaaaaaaaaaaaacttcttttacatttttaatttgtacaaatgcacttaaaaatcaatgaaaatgcCCAGAAACACTATTGAATTAAACACAATTACATAAATCCAAAATCTATTATAGTTTTAAAACCTcataaaatgaatagaaattcCATTTAATAATTACAAACTTGACCATAACATAATTGTTACCAGTACGTTTGAAAATTCATTATAATAAACACTGAATTGAGTCAATTgagttttacattttaatatttCTTTCTTATTTAATCGAATTTAAACATCTTTATATTCCTTCAATTTTGGCACCCAGCTGCACAAGTTCAATGAGCTCTCACCATGGCTACTTCTCGGTGGATTGCTGGCTTTCGGGGGTCCGTGAGCCGCACCACTTCCCCTAGGTGCTTTGATGGCGGGCAACATCCTGGGATAAGTGGACGGCTTCTTCTGTGAAGGACAAGCTGGATCTTGCAAGGCTTGCTGTAATAGGTGTTTGCTGATGGCATAGTCCAAAATCTAATGGGAGACATAATCGTCAAGTGCCTGTAATGTGACAACATAATTTTTACGTTCATGTTTCCTTCACCTCTAATTTACGCAGGATTTCACGAGACATCTCTGGCATGGGCGAGCCCGGCTCCACTTGTATCCTGGCCGAGCACAGGGAGAGCTGGCAAATGAGCCGGCTAAGTTCTGCACAATGAGGTGGCAGTTTGCTGTGACGCTGTTCGGCAAGCTGGCAGTTGACCACCTGCAAAGCTTTCAGGGTGCCACGATGGGCACCTGCAAGACGCTGGATGGCTGTGGACTGTGTGATTAAAAGCAACAGTATAAACATCATTGAGGTTGATGTTGACTATTTTCATACGTGATGCTTATAGTTCTATTTATATTACTGGTGCTCTTAAAACAAACCTTTTTATGATCCCATGTGCCCTGGTTGTGAAGCTTCTCAATGTACTGTTGTGTCGCTTTgatctgaaggaaaaaaaatcaaatataaatgTTATTCTAGGGACCCAAAATTGTCTTTTTGAGTTTATGAATAGCCAAACTGAAGTACCTGCTGGTGGAGAGCATAGATGATCCGTGACGATCGCTCGGACTGCTTCTGCCAGCGTATCTCCAGCTTCTCCTGCTCACCGGGTTCCAGATCTTCCGCCACATTGTGCTCATTTTTAACACAGATAATGTCTCTGGTAGACAGTTTCTCCACTTGCTGGATGAAGTTTTCTAGCTCGGCGTGAAGCTTGTGCATCTCGTGGCCTAAGAGATCCTGCTGGCCCACTGACCCTGGTGGCTTCAAAAACACACCATGATCCCAATTACAAGATGTAATGGCATTAGCGTGCATCAGTACTTGGTATCAGTGAGTAATGAAATGCTACTTTGACTTGTATTTGATCTAAAATAAATTGGTATTGATGTATCCCAACAGTTAATAGTGTCTGAGAGGAGTGATTCCATTCATCACATGACAAGTACTTGGCACAAGAATgtgactttggggggggggttacgctctagataaaaaaaaaggaacaacatAGTAAATACCAGTATTAATGCACTCTCTGAGTTCTTTTGCAGCTTCAATATCTCCTGTCTCAGGAGATCCTCCTGGTCTGGGAAATCTGCTGTCCTGAGAATTATATGTCCTGTCGATGGGGGCTGATGAATGTGGACCCTGGATGTCATGGGGGGCTTCTTGGCCATGACCTGTTGTTGTCTGGCTCCAAGTAAGTTTACCTCTGGATCCAGGCCCTGCAAAGAAAGAGGTCATATGGGACTTAACACACAATGGAATGGAtaaaccaaaataaatgcagGTATCAAGTACCTTTTTTAGACTTTCAAGTTCATTCTGAAGCTTGCGGACCTCCTGCCTTAAGAGATTGTGCTGGTCTGCACCTACTACCGGCCTTGTTGAGGTGGCTGGATGTCCTTTTTGCTTGGAATGAGCGGGATGCCTCTTTGAAGCGGGTTGTTTGGATCCAGGTCTCGTCAGTGTCTCTTTCAGACTCAGTTTGGTTGTCATCTTCCATGGGAAAGAAGAAATTACCAAGTCAAGGTAAATCTTGCTCCTTTTTTCCGCAGTTCACTCTTGAGGCACATATCTGAAGCTCGCTAAGTGACTCGAATATTTGCTCGCAAAcataaaaccaaacaaaacaaa
Protein-coding sequences here:
- the kiaa0753 gene encoding protein moonraker gives rise to the protein MISTEQQTNGREWVVLASNRNTHNGGYLTTATSQIKLLFNEAVAANFRNRATAVGPPAAIVIEKLLPLPPGERQKDVDSSDKSLLGFSSLSEEKLQAAVDLAKRDLRRRRFQAMCRPSADSLGDASVVDICDSTVPQMTTKLSLKETLTRPGSKQPASKRHPAHSKQKGHPATSTRPVVGADQHNLLRQEVRKLQNELESLKKGLDPEVNLLGARQQQVMAKKPPMTSRVHIHQPPSTGHIILRTADFPDQEDLLRQEILKLQKNSESALILPPGSVGQQDLLGHEMHKLHAELENFIQQVEKLSTRDIICVKNEHNVAEDLEPGEQEKLEIRWQKQSERSSRIIYALHQQIKATQQYIEKLHNQGTWDHKKSTAIQRLAGAHRGTLKALQVVNCQLAEQRHSKLPPHCAELSRLICQLSLCSARIQVEPGSPMPEMSREILRKLEILDYAISKHLLQQALQDPACPSQKKPSTYPRMLPAIKAPRGSGAAHGPPKASNPPRSSHVQRMAMQKQRGLDKQIGLQGAPQQFKRNSPGKKNPQAPKVKGNFGKEDAHFKEPTVSSRLRVNEFPRREPSVPWIPASCSLSPPRSRHKTTSEPRCLSSPAKLLSSSSPEKAHVGFSEAAHPSSEKKRQAQNEALGAACLDKFTAQRLKDLNQLTRVEAERIERLRAEVVSPTQWAERAEQQVRERIGPLLDEAKHLGESWSRSDLSLRNKLSEQAAMRVAERGEEAGGVLPEDRLEEAALRVLQAPTLEGMLQRMEEIQRDHEQVRRRIASIAYSDALQWEQPAGSQVEVPGSKPSSPQPIRMTKRMPSQPVAADIVLGEPVETGVVSESSLMEEASQEDGLPIFPGPKEGGAVRTVISVPGSMLKSIRHYREDFDSYLRRAANEGGTGDVNFWCIADSLADELLWDAAGDVAAEFQDVMEECAEAVFTAEFLQLIHSPRVASSSSSLVNH